One stretch of Gammaproteobacteria bacterium DNA includes these proteins:
- a CDS encoding extracellular solute-binding protein, with translation MKFRSKINRSLISAAMLTLGVSLASVSQAGEFDGVTLKVATWGGSWKENIVTKIVPKFEAMGGKIEFVTGSPQSNLAKLIAGRGKAPFDVMEVLDAQEKDFFMTNEFIQKIDTSSMPNTAYLDDWEYNDWRIASWHTQESICYNRDKFAELGLPAPVTYNDLTNPKLKGRISIPDITSGGGLANFGAIAHAAGGDEQNVAPGLDLIKRMNALKFWSRGGEVVTQLQSGDVYAAVVHSGWCVRARNAGANVMTAHPKIGNKAVGVHKYGWLVIMKSSENVKAANWFLNAYNDADFQLEYARKSGVVPVNKNAIKSLKSDPVLAEMLQLEPEDIKKQLRVDYSKADIS, from the coding sequence ATGAAATTTAGAAGCAAGATTAACCGCAGTTTGATCAGTGCGGCCATGTTAACCCTCGGTGTATCGCTTGCGAGCGTGTCACAGGCGGGCGAGTTCGATGGCGTCACGCTCAAAGTCGCGACCTGGGGAGGTTCGTGGAAGGAAAACATTGTGACCAAGATCGTGCCCAAGTTCGAAGCGATGGGCGGCAAGATCGAATTTGTCACCGGTAGTCCGCAATCCAACCTGGCGAAGTTGATCGCCGGGCGGGGCAAGGCGCCGTTCGACGTGATGGAAGTACTGGATGCGCAGGAGAAAGATTTTTTCATGACTAATGAATTTATCCAGAAGATCGACACTTCGAGCATGCCCAATACTGCCTATCTCGACGACTGGGAATATAACGACTGGCGCATTGCTTCCTGGCATACCCAGGAGTCAATCTGCTACAACCGTGATAAGTTTGCCGAACTCGGTCTTCCCGCACCGGTCACCTACAACGATCTGACCAACCCCAAGCTCAAGGGGCGGATTTCGATTCCCGACATTACCTCGGGCGGCGGTCTGGCCAACTTTGGTGCCATTGCGCATGCGGCAGGTGGCGATGAACAGAATGTGGCGCCCGGACTGGATCTGATCAAGCGCATGAACGCGCTGAAGTTCTGGTCGCGCGGCGGTGAAGTGGTCACCCAGTTGCAGTCAGGTGATGTTTATGCGGCTGTGGTCCATTCTGGTTGGTGTGTGCGCGCCCGTAACGCCGGGGCTAACGTCATGACCGCGCATCCCAAAATAGGCAACAAGGCAGTGGGAGTTCACAAGTACGGCTGGTTGGTAATCATGAAAAGCAGCGAGAATGTCAAGGCTGCAAACTGGTTCCTGAACGCCTATAACGATGCCGATTTTCAGCTTGAATACGCGCGTAAAAGCGGTGTGGTTCCGGTCAACAAGAACGCAATCAAGTCACTGAAGTCCGATCCGGTACTGGCCGAAATGCTGCAGCTGGAGCCTGAGGATATCAAAAAGCAATTGCGTGTCGATTACTCGAAGGCGGACATTTC
- a CDS encoding ABC transporter permease — translation MSTTTPDLESPAPTRSSEAAIVARRRTGPPPKMGLPWGKIFHYVYCSLSYIFLLSPMIVVIGASFHGGEYYTAIKFPPDDPSFQWYWKIPSGQLEALGLSFLLAGATALGACVLGIPAALGIVRGVIPGKTFISTIFRAPLQIPAIVTGIAFLQLFYLVGDATGMYLQGTFWGLYIGHVFVATPYVVGTVTAILQRFDMRLEEAAFSLGASRWSTFRRVTLPVIKPGVYAGALYSFMVSFGDVPISIFLTAPGFVTYPIELFYGLENDFDPSILASASLVIFFCLMALLFMQKLVGLDTLLRSGSR, via the coding sequence ATGAGTACGACAACGCCGGATCTTGAGAGCCCTGCGCCGACTCGTTCGAGTGAGGCGGCGATTGTGGCGCGCCGGCGTACCGGGCCGCCGCCCAAAATGGGCCTGCCCTGGGGCAAAATTTTCCATTATGTCTATTGCAGCCTGTCTTATATCTTTCTGCTGTCACCGATGATCGTGGTCATCGGCGCTTCGTTTCATGGCGGCGAGTATTACACCGCGATCAAATTTCCGCCTGACGATCCATCATTCCAGTGGTACTGGAAAATTCCCAGTGGGCAGCTCGAAGCCCTGGGCCTGAGTTTTTTGCTCGCCGGCGCTACCGCGCTTGGCGCCTGCGTGCTGGGTATCCCTGCCGCGCTCGGTATAGTGCGGGGGGTGATACCCGGCAAGACGTTTATTTCAACGATATTCCGGGCGCCGTTGCAGATTCCGGCAATCGTCACCGGGATCGCGTTCCTGCAACTCTTTTACCTGGTGGGCGATGCCACCGGGATGTATCTGCAGGGCACTTTCTGGGGTTTGTATATCGGCCATGTATTCGTTGCAACCCCCTATGTCGTCGGCACCGTCACCGCAATTTTGCAGCGCTTCGATATGCGTCTCGAAGAAGCCGCCTTCAGCCTCGGTGCCAGTCGCTGGAGCACGTTTCGACGTGTTACGCTGCCGGTGATCAAGCCCGGGGTTTATGCCGGGGCGCTGTACTCGTTCATGGTGTCCTTTGGCGACGTGCCGATTTCCATATTCTTAACCGCTCCCGGGTTTGTCACTTACCCGATTGAACTGTTTTACGGACTGGAGAATGATTTCGACCCCAGCATACTGGCGTCGGCGTCCCTGGTCATATTCTTTTGCCTGATGGCTTTGCTATTCATGCAAAAACTGGTTGGTCTCGATACGCTATTGCGATCCGGCAGCCGCTAG
- a CDS encoding ABC transporter permease, which produces MNTRWELVLLPSLIIVGILIVASQYVFLEGSFYKDLGLGRTGDVLQLTNYIRFFTDSFYLNTLWITVKTSALATLFTMLLGFPVAYLIARMRSRWSMLLLAGIVVATFVTIVIKVFGLIIIFSADGLINKFLMGVGIVETPYTIIGNQTGVVVGLMHFTLGFGVLLLYSVIQTIPRSYEDAAQIHGASRWRMHYRVLLPLSLPGLTVGALMIFNMSMGAFTSAALLGGGRVFTLPVLIQRTVMMEVKYSMAGTLSAVLLVTVLLINLLSIILIRRLRAARLVIA; this is translated from the coding sequence AGTCTGATTATCGTCGGAATTCTGATCGTGGCGTCGCAGTATGTGTTCCTGGAGGGTAGTTTTTACAAGGATCTCGGGCTCGGGCGCACCGGCGATGTACTCCAGTTGACCAACTACATTCGATTTTTCACCGATTCGTTTTATCTCAATACGCTGTGGATTACCGTAAAAACCTCGGCGCTGGCGACGCTGTTCACGATGCTGCTGGGTTTTCCCGTGGCTTATTTGATTGCCCGTATGCGTTCGCGCTGGTCGATGTTGCTGTTGGCCGGCATCGTGGTGGCAACCTTTGTCACGATCGTCATCAAGGTATTCGGCCTGATAATCATCTTTTCGGCGGACGGCCTGATCAACAAGTTTTTAATGGGGGTGGGGATTGTCGAAACACCCTACACGATTATCGGCAACCAGACCGGCGTCGTGGTCGGCTTGATGCATTTTACGTTGGGATTCGGTGTGCTGCTGTTGTATAGCGTGATCCAGACCATTCCGCGTTCCTACGAAGACGCGGCGCAGATTCATGGCGCCAGCCGCTGGCGCATGCATTATCGCGTGCTGTTGCCGCTCAGTTTGCCGGGACTGACCGTCGGCGCGTTGATGATATTTAACATGAGCATGGGGGCATTCACGTCGGCTGCCCTGCTTGGCGGTGGACGGGTATTCACGTTACCGGTTCTGATTCAACGCACGGTCATGATGGAAGTCAAGTATTCCATGGCCGGCACCCTGTCAGCGGTATTACTGGTGACGGTGTTGTTGATTAACCTGCTGTCGATTATTTTGATTCGTCGACTACGCGCGGCCAGGCTGGTGATTGCATGA